A portion of the Bacteroides faecium genome contains these proteins:
- a CDS encoding DUF6108 family protein — protein sequence MNKFIRTALLILLLAFATHAAAQQGLQIATVFQKYGKQKGVTMVELSKEVLDAYQMNLYKSLVFKDAGDALPTILRCLEADKKKAKKVKEVVSGGQIQSGYYQLPQLKEDVNRFILFKTGKKGSATLIYIEGELDADDLVTMLFMKKE from the coding sequence ATGAATAAATTCATTCGTACCGCCCTGCTCATCCTGTTGCTTGCTTTTGCCACTCATGCGGCAGCCCAGCAAGGACTGCAAATTGCCACCGTCTTTCAGAAATACGGGAAGCAAAAAGGAGTGACTATGGTAGAATTGTCCAAAGAAGTGTTGGACGCCTATCAAATGAATCTCTATAAGAGCCTTGTCTTCAAGGATGCAGGAGACGCACTCCCTACCATTCTCCGCTGCCTGGAAGCTGATAAAAAGAAAGCTAAGAAGGTAAAAGAAGTTGTTTCCGGCGGACAAATCCAGTCAGGCTATTACCAACTGCCGCAACTCAAGGAAGATGTTAACCGCTTCATTCTCTTTAAAACGGGGAAGAAAGGTTCTGCCACTCTTATTTATATTGAAGGGGAACTGGATGCCGACGATTTGGTTACTATGTTATTTATGAAGAAAGAATAA
- a CDS encoding RagB/SusD family nutrient uptake outer membrane protein codes for MKLKHTFIASLSACLLGLSSCDLNITPDSYIPDGSFYKNEAEMNTAVIGCYGGMQAPLNIEWTLTELRADNTRMNSNSSTNDAFLQQQALDLGTMDASNANIRTYWEATYSNINSCNNVLAPENLAVVANEKKRAQFEGEVRFIRAYHYFNLVRLFGPTFIVTEELSVAEAMKKDRSSVEATYKQIIDDLQTAVDDLEGVTYDVADLGRVTQVAAQSLLAKVYLTIGKYTEAKGLLKSVVDVKGDRLTISYSDVFDISKEMNDEIIFAVRYKSGSLGIGSPFANTFAPTKSGANVVTGDGDGRNYPTTEVLGIYPEGDLRKDASVSDHYIDPGKKDPVVISDQSAYIKKFVSPVSVRYDAENDWPVIRHADVLLMYAEVLNETDGPATGLPYLNEVRRRAGLDAIDASEVPVRSAFRERLEKERRLELAFENQRWFDLVRWGKAVETINKQITETEGFYDKYAFTVNKIDNWQLLLPIPQSVIDNNPSIVTQNPNY; via the coding sequence ATGAAACTAAAACATACATTTATCGCTAGTCTGTCCGCTTGCTTGCTGGGGCTCTCTTCCTGTGACCTCAACATTACGCCGGACTCCTATATCCCCGACGGTTCGTTCTACAAGAATGAAGCTGAAATGAATACTGCCGTTATCGGCTGCTACGGTGGAATGCAGGCTCCGTTGAACATCGAATGGACGCTTACCGAACTGCGTGCGGACAATACCCGCATGAACAGCAACAGTTCCACCAACGATGCGTTCCTGCAACAGCAGGCGCTTGACCTTGGTACAATGGATGCCAGCAACGCGAACATACGTACTTATTGGGAAGCAACTTACAGCAATATCAACAGTTGCAACAATGTACTCGCCCCTGAAAACCTGGCTGTTGTAGCCAATGAGAAGAAACGGGCACAATTTGAGGGAGAAGTACGTTTCATCCGTGCCTATCATTACTTCAACCTGGTGCGTCTTTTCGGCCCTACTTTCATCGTGACGGAAGAGTTGAGCGTGGCAGAAGCCATGAAGAAAGACCGTAGCAGTGTGGAAGCTACTTACAAGCAGATTATCGACGACCTTCAGACAGCCGTTGACGACCTGGAAGGCGTAACGTATGACGTTGCCGATTTAGGACGTGTCACTCAGGTAGCAGCTCAATCCCTATTAGCCAAAGTCTATCTGACTATCGGGAAATATACGGAAGCCAAAGGATTGCTCAAATCAGTAGTAGACGTAAAAGGTGACCGGTTAACCATCAGTTATTCCGACGTATTCGACATATCCAAGGAAATGAATGATGAGATTATCTTCGCTGTCCGTTACAAATCGGGTAGTCTAGGTATTGGCTCTCCTTTCGCCAATACTTTCGCTCCGACCAAAAGTGGCGCGAATGTAGTGACGGGTGATGGTGACGGACGTAACTATCCGACTACCGAGGTGTTGGGTATTTATCCGGAAGGAGATTTACGTAAAGATGCCAGTGTAAGCGACCATTATATTGACCCGGGCAAGAAAGACCCGGTGGTCATTTCAGACCAGTCAGCGTATATCAAGAAGTTTGTTTCTCCTGTCAGCGTACGCTATGATGCTGAAAACGACTGGCCTGTTATTCGTCATGCAGACGTACTGTTGATGTATGCCGAAGTACTGAACGAAACGGATGGCCCTGCCACCGGACTGCCATATCTCAACGAAGTGCGCCGACGTGCCGGATTGGATGCTATTGATGCTTCCGAAGTACCTGTCCGCTCCGCTTTCCGCGAGAGACTCGAAAAAGAACGCCGTCTGGAACTGGCTTTCGAAAATCAGCGGTGGTTCGACCTCGTGCGTTGGGGAAAAGCGGTGGAAACAATCAATAAACAAATCACGGAAACAGAAGGCTTCTATGACAAGTATGCCTTCACGGTTAATAAGATTGATAACTGGCAATTGTTGCTTCCTATCCCACAAAGTGTGATAGATAATAATCCGAGCATTGTTACCCAGAATCCGAATTACTAA
- a CDS encoding Gfo/Idh/MocA family protein, with protein sequence MSEKIIKWGFIGCGEVTKTKSGPAFQKVDHSEVVAVMSRDGAKAKAYAKERGIKKWYDDAQELIDDPEVNAIYIATPPSSHATYAIMSMKAGKPAYIEKPMAVTYEECTRINRISKETGVPCFVAYYRRYLPYFQKVKELVENGTIGNVINVQIRFAQPPRDLDYNRENLPWRVQADIAGGGYFYDLAPHQIDLLQDMFGCILEASGYKSNRGGLYPAEDTLSACFQFDNGLVGSGSWCFVAHDSAREDRIEIIGDKGMICFSVFTYEPIGLHTEKGREEICIGNPEHVQQPLIQAVVDHLLGKSVCSCDGESATLTNWVMDKILGKL encoded by the coding sequence ATGAGTGAAAAGATTATTAAATGGGGCTTCATCGGTTGCGGAGAAGTTACGAAAACAAAAAGTGGCCCTGCTTTCCAAAAAGTAGACCATTCGGAAGTCGTGGCAGTAATGAGCCGTGACGGTGCGAAAGCGAAGGCTTATGCCAAAGAGAGAGGTATTAAGAAATGGTATGATGACGCACAAGAGTTGATAGACGATCCGGAAGTAAATGCTATTTATATCGCTACTCCCCCTTCTTCACATGCCACTTATGCAATCATGTCCATGAAAGCAGGTAAGCCGGCCTATATTGAGAAGCCGATGGCCGTCACTTATGAAGAATGTACCCGCATCAACCGCATATCCAAAGAAACGGGTGTCCCCTGTTTCGTCGCATATTACCGTCGTTATCTTCCTTATTTTCAGAAAGTAAAGGAACTGGTAGAGAACGGGACTATCGGTAATGTTATCAATGTACAGATTCGTTTTGCCCAACCGCCGCGCGATTTGGATTATAATCGCGAAAATCTTCCCTGGCGCGTACAAGCGGATATTGCCGGTGGTGGTTACTTTTATGACCTAGCCCCGCATCAGATTGATTTATTGCAGGATATGTTCGGTTGTATCCTCGAAGCTAGTGGATACAAGAGCAATCGGGGCGGACTCTATCCTGCCGAAGATACATTGAGCGCCTGCTTCCAGTTCGACAACGGATTGGTGGGTAGCGGTTCATGGTGTTTCGTCGCCCATGATTCCGCCCGCGAAGACCGTATAGAGATTATCGGTGACAAGGGAATGATTTGTTTCTCTGTCTTTACTTACGAGCCTATCGGACTGCATACCGAAAAGGGACGCGAAGAAATCTGCATCGGCAACCCTGAACATGTGCAACAGCCGCTTATCCAGGCGGTAGTAGACCACCTATTAGGTAAGTCCGTTTGCTCCTGCGACGGTGAAAGCGCCACGTTGACCAATTGGGTAATGGATAAGATTCTTGGTAAACTCTAA
- a CDS encoding alginate lyase family protein: MRNLLLSAFALVCLLPMNAQTVNTRIYPAEKLAKVKAKADTPTYAPAIKTLMKDADKAMNLTPPSVMDKSMVASSGDKHDYMSMGPYWWPDPSKPDGLPYIRKDGQRNPELSKLDRNRLGDMAKAVTTLGIAYYFSGNEQYAKKAADFLKVWFLDAKTKMNPNLNYGQTIPGRREGLGRGTGMIDTYCFVEMLDALALLDNSKAMTPAIKKGMKEWFTQFVEWIQTSPVAAEENAAKNNHGLAYDVQLTAYALYIGKKELAAQVLKSFPEKRLFSQIEPDGKQPLELERTTAFGYTLFNLTHMLDMSFIASTEGMDIYNAASGDGRSITAALKFVIPYIGKPQSEWPYQQIKEWDKKQDEACWVLRKASFFDPKAGYEAIGAKHRTTSASNRLNLMYSLE; the protein is encoded by the coding sequence ATGAGAAACTTACTATTGAGTGCTTTCGCACTGGTTTGCCTGCTTCCGATGAACGCACAGACCGTCAACACCCGCATCTACCCGGCAGAAAAGCTGGCTAAAGTGAAGGCTAAAGCCGATACCCCTACATATGCCCCGGCTATCAAAACTTTAATGAAAGACGCTGACAAGGCAATGAACCTGACTCCACCTTCCGTAATGGACAAGAGCATGGTAGCATCTAGCGGCGACAAACATGACTACATGAGCATGGGCCCTTACTGGTGGCCCGACCCTTCCAAACCGGACGGATTGCCTTACATTCGCAAAGACGGGCAACGCAATCCCGAACTGTCCAAGCTAGACCGTAACCGGTTGGGAGATATGGCAAAGGCTGTCACTACTTTGGGAATCGCCTACTATTTCTCAGGCAACGAGCAATATGCAAAGAAAGCCGCCGACTTCCTGAAAGTATGGTTCCTGGACGCCAAGACAAAGATGAATCCGAACTTAAATTACGGTCAGACTATCCCCGGCCGCAGAGAGGGTCTGGGACGCGGAACAGGTATGATTGATACATACTGCTTTGTAGAAATGCTAGACGCGCTTGCTTTGCTTGATAACTCAAAAGCGATGACACCCGCCATCAAGAAAGGTATGAAAGAATGGTTCACACAGTTCGTTGAATGGATACAGACCAGTCCGGTGGCTGCCGAGGAAAACGCAGCGAAGAACAATCATGGCCTGGCATATGATGTACAGTTGACTGCTTATGCACTCTATATCGGCAAAAAGGAACTGGCAGCACAGGTATTGAAATCATTCCCGGAAAAGCGCCTGTTCTCTCAGATTGAACCGGACGGCAAACAACCGTTGGAACTGGAACGCACCACTGCTTTCGGTTATACTCTCTTTAATCTGACCCATATGCTGGATATGTCTTTCATCGCTTCTACGGAAGGAATGGATATTTATAACGCCGCCAGTGGAGACGGACGTTCCATCACCGCCGCATTGAAGTTTGTCATTCCTTACATCGGCAAGCCTCAGAGCGAATGGCCTTACCAACAAATCAAGGAATGGGACAAAAAACAGGACGAAGCCTGCTGGGTACTTCGCAAAGCCTCTTTCTTCGACCCGAAAGCCGGATACGAAGCTATCGGTGCCAAGCACCGCACGACTTCCGCATCCAACCGTCTGAATTTAATGTATAGTTTAGAATAA
- a CDS encoding IPT/TIG domain-containing protein, which translates to MKNKLYNLLVLFVLVMLTSCNEKLNIETETQGAPEISEFAPASGKAGTEVTVKGSNLRDIVSATVGGVEAQILYKLSQQEIVIVVPREGTKSGKIVLSTSRKDDSSQGARAESTQSFTVIYPTPSVTSFPKSGRVGNNVEILGSNLDIISKVLMGGEEGEIIYQSEKEIAVKVPFIIDDNATVALKYTNQTGGESEVKGESDDFAVEKDEPEIEKIDQASLMERSLLTLSGKYLNLIEYIYFGEEKCAPVSREENVIVFRVPTLAETSTVKIKVTYYKETKEITLSDACQVIRMKNLFSANQAIGTRNSKYGYGSMLNGNSADGNPICTPCVLKDEENFDKIDFAGYVNSGLDFAFNSPDAILNPDPANTKNNLKNYWCGTAAVPNAENFTIFAPFTAVQTRFFVLNATTHAALIEQIRAGRDQLEITPSLFTSLNITKSSARTRKSSEAAGTVSEQIFDAGSVVVFYNNHKDKYGILDILEVHVDYGQANNINNGDKNNQGIAYITFDLYYQR; encoded by the coding sequence ATGAAAAATAAACTATATAATCTATTGGTTCTCTTTGTACTTGTCATGCTGACGAGTTGCAACGAAAAGTTAAATATTGAGACTGAGACACAGGGCGCACCGGAAATCAGCGAGTTTGCTCCCGCAAGCGGGAAAGCCGGTACGGAGGTGACTGTCAAAGGTAGTAACTTGCGCGATATAGTGTCCGCCACCGTCGGTGGTGTGGAAGCACAGATACTTTATAAGCTGTCACAGCAGGAAATTGTTATCGTAGTGCCACGTGAAGGCACAAAGAGCGGAAAGATTGTTCTTTCTACTTCGCGTAAAGACGACTCCAGCCAAGGCGCACGTGCGGAGAGCACACAATCGTTCACAGTGATTTATCCGACTCCAAGTGTGACGAGTTTCCCGAAAAGCGGAAGAGTGGGCAACAATGTTGAAATTCTAGGCAGCAATCTTGATATTATCTCCAAAGTCCTTATGGGCGGAGAAGAGGGAGAAATTATCTATCAGAGTGAAAAAGAGATTGCTGTAAAAGTGCCTTTTATCATTGATGATAATGCAACCGTTGCTTTGAAATATACGAATCAGACAGGTGGTGAATCTGAAGTTAAAGGGGAATCCGACGACTTCGCCGTAGAAAAAGATGAACCGGAAATAGAGAAGATAGACCAGGCAAGCCTGATGGAAAGAAGCCTGCTCACATTGAGCGGTAAATATCTCAACCTGATTGAGTATATTTATTTCGGAGAAGAAAAGTGTGCGCCGGTCAGCCGGGAAGAGAATGTAATTGTGTTCAGAGTGCCGACTTTGGCGGAGACAAGCACAGTGAAAATCAAAGTGACGTATTATAAGGAGACGAAGGAAATTACTCTGTCCGATGCTTGCCAGGTGATTCGCATGAAGAACTTGTTCAGTGCCAATCAGGCGATAGGGACACGTAACAGTAAGTATGGTTATGGCAGTATGCTGAATGGTAATTCTGCCGACGGCAATCCTATCTGTACTCCTTGCGTTCTGAAAGATGAAGAGAATTTTGACAAGATAGACTTTGCGGGTTATGTGAACAGCGGACTGGACTTTGCATTCAACTCACCGGATGCCATTCTTAATCCCGACCCGGCAAATACGAAGAATAATCTGAAGAATTACTGGTGTGGAACGGCTGCTGTACCTAATGCGGAGAACTTCACGATATTCGCACCTTTCACGGCAGTACAAACGAGGTTCTTTGTATTGAACGCAACAACTCATGCAGCGCTTATCGAACAAATCAGGGCAGGAAGAGACCAGTTGGAAATTACTCCATCGCTCTTTACCAGTCTGAATATAACCAAGAGTTCTGCCCGTACACGTAAATCATCAGAAGCGGCGGGTACAGTGAGCGAACAGATATTTGATGCCGGCAGTGTAGTTGTATTCTACAATAACCACAAGGATAAATACGGTATTCTCGACATTCTGGAAGTACACGTAGATTATGGTCAGGCCAACAACATCAATAATGGCGATAAGAATAATCAGGGTATTGCTTACATCACATTCGACCTTTACTATCAACGCTAA
- a CDS encoding alginate lyase family protein, protein MNNYLGLLIVLFSLTTVTAKEDVTDQIRQLLQAETLQRADAGLESVPVTVTATRAERSAGGIHDFYSEGDYWWANPQDPNGPFIRRDGETNPDNFTAHRHAMIRFSQLVGDLTSAWILTGDKKYTDAAMRHIRAWFINQKTMMNPNLLYAQAIKGIATGRGIGIIDTIHLIEVVQSLRLMEARGIIEEKELKTIRLWFSDYLTWMSTHRYGINEMEAKNNHGTCWAMQAAAFALFTQNEEMIRFCRERYRTVLLPNQMATDGSFPLELERTKPYGYSLFNLDAMSTLCHLLTTPEENLWDYTTADGRNIEKGIAWLFPFVKDKGSWKHQPDIMFWEKWPVAHPFLLFGSMHHYRKDYFRTWKKLEHFPTNEEVIRNLPIRHPLLWLN, encoded by the coding sequence ATGAATAATTATTTAGGATTATTAATAGTACTCTTTAGTCTCACTACGGTGACGGCTAAGGAAGACGTGACCGACCAGATACGTCAACTCCTGCAAGCGGAAACCCTGCAACGGGCGGATGCTGGACTGGAGTCCGTGCCTGTGACCGTCACCGCTACCCGTGCCGAAAGAAGCGCAGGGGGTATACACGACTTTTACTCCGAAGGTGACTACTGGTGGGCGAACCCGCAAGACCCGAACGGCCCGTTCATCCGCCGCGACGGAGAAACGAACCCGGACAATTTTACCGCTCACCGTCACGCCATGATACGATTCAGCCAGTTGGTCGGCGACCTGACTTCCGCCTGGATACTGACAGGCGACAAGAAATATACTGATGCCGCCATGCGCCATATCCGCGCTTGGTTCATCAACCAGAAAACGATGATGAATCCGAACCTGCTGTATGCACAAGCCATCAAAGGAATAGCTACCGGACGCGGAATCGGAATCATCGACACGATTCATCTGATTGAAGTCGTGCAGTCACTCCGGCTGATGGAAGCCCGGGGGATTATCGAAGAAAAGGAACTGAAAACCATCCGCTTATGGTTCTCCGACTATCTGACCTGGATGTCTACCCACCGTTACGGAATCAACGAGATGGAAGCCAAGAATAATCATGGTACCTGTTGGGCTATGCAAGCCGCCGCTTTCGCCTTGTTCACACAGAATGAAGAAATGATTCGTTTCTGCCGTGAACGTTACCGGACGGTATTGTTACCCAATCAGATGGCCACTGATGGCAGTTTCCCCCTGGAACTGGAACGCACCAAGCCTTACGGCTATTCTCTCTTCAACCTCGATGCCATGAGCACTCTCTGCCATCTACTGACAACTCCCGAAGAAAACCTGTGGGACTACACAACAGCAGACGGACGGAATATCGAAAAAGGAATTGCCTGGCTGTTCCCCTTTGTGAAAGACAAAGGTTCGTGGAAACACCAACCGGATATCATGTTTTGGGAAAAATGGCCTGTGGCACACCCGTTCCTGTTATTCGGCAGTATGCACCACTACCGGAAAGATTATTTCCGGACATGGAAGAAGCTGGAACATTTCCCCACCAACGAGGAAGTGATACGCAATCTTCCTATCCGTCACCCTTTATTATGGTTAAACTAA
- a CDS encoding SusC/RagA family TonB-linked outer membrane protein: MRNKSFYYPLMIAILLLLCTPFVTVVYAQSFTVTGTVADSQGGVPGVNVKVKGSTTGTITDMDGKFTLSIPSSKSVLVISYIGYVTQEVPVNNQKTLNINLKEDTKVLDEVVVVGYGVQKKSHLTGSVSKMDVNSLTDIPVTQVDQLLQGKIAGVNIQNSTSEAGAAPQIRVRGMGSISADSSPLIVIDGYPVPEGLSTLDMADIASIEVLKDAASAAIYGSRAANGVILVTTKEGNASKAKYSVKASTGLKWAYKLHPIMSSKDYYNMMGYEAALQNKTIAANDEAFGLINNYTDWQREGLQDTPQIHQVQLSVSGGKKDITYYVSGNYAQEDGIMINSNYKRLNLRSRINAKLSKRVDLSLNIAPSYTKTETPSTNFIDFYRTPSFMPVRHTAETAALTGKAIGSWARGSDFSNIMYTREDGTQVKASPFNTSNNNPKSLMDTEERFKEDYNLQANSSINVQIMKGLTFTTSNGFYIKYRQNNEYRNYESRKDEESAMGTYKNRLYVDLLSENTLNYIGKKGKHDYAALLGYTAQTTSETTASIVGLGFPTDYVHTLNAATSFDVSQTNTVKFRTAMMSALARVNYSYADKYLLSASIRTDGSSLFADGKQWGWFPSVSLGWRASEESFLKGISWLNMLKLRASFGVTGNNNIPANSYYNLLYASNYALGSGTGALVPGLGKTTSTKGNYDITWEQTYEYNAGIDFSALDNRISLTLEGYYSITKQLLFKQPVVSFMGYRDYWNNIGRIRNSGIEIELNTHNIRTKNFEWTTSFNISSNFNKLLELSGEERLISTGERNETYLAQVGHRAISFFGYKTDGVYLSQADLDASPHLASATPGSLKIVDINDDGVINDKDRTVIGNPFPKATWGISNTFRWKGFDLYFLIQGVSGLDVFNGDGYYTESKKFNRNYVKDRWISAEYPGDGRTPTVGSAGISWEFTDYMIENGSFVALRDVVLGYTFDKKKLKKAGLNSLRLYASGQNLLYFWGKDYRGINPEARVTSGSYASPLVNGYQRGGFPIQSTVNFGFELNF, from the coding sequence ATGAGGAATAAATCGTTTTATTATCCTTTAATGATAGCTATACTGCTATTGTTATGTACCCCGTTCGTAACGGTTGTCTACGCACAATCATTTACTGTCACCGGTACAGTAGCCGACAGTCAGGGCGGTGTTCCCGGAGTAAATGTGAAGGTGAAAGGAAGTACCACCGGTACTATCACCGATATGGACGGTAAATTTACGTTGAGCATCCCCTCTTCCAAGTCGGTCCTCGTCATTTCATACATCGGATACGTGACACAGGAAGTGCCCGTCAATAATCAGAAAACACTGAATATCAATTTAAAGGAAGACACGAAAGTGTTGGACGAAGTAGTAGTGGTAGGTTACGGTGTGCAGAAGAAATCCCACCTGACCGGTTCGGTATCCAAGATGGATGTCAACAGCCTGACGGATATTCCCGTGACACAGGTAGACCAACTGCTGCAAGGAAAGATTGCCGGCGTTAATATCCAGAACTCCACTTCCGAAGCCGGAGCCGCTCCGCAAATCCGTGTTCGTGGTATGGGTTCTATCAGTGCCGACAGTTCTCCGCTAATTGTTATCGACGGTTATCCCGTTCCCGAAGGACTTTCCACACTCGACATGGCGGATATCGCTTCTATCGAAGTACTGAAAGATGCCGCTTCCGCCGCTATCTACGGTTCGCGTGCAGCCAACGGCGTTATCCTCGTAACTACCAAAGAAGGAAATGCCAGTAAAGCCAAATACAGCGTGAAAGCCTCTACCGGATTGAAGTGGGCGTACAAACTGCACCCTATCATGAGTTCCAAAGACTATTATAACATGATGGGCTACGAAGCTGCCTTGCAAAACAAAACCATAGCCGCCAATGACGAAGCCTTCGGACTTATCAATAATTACACCGACTGGCAACGCGAAGGTTTGCAGGATACTCCACAGATTCACCAGGTACAACTCTCCGTATCGGGTGGTAAGAAAGATATTACTTACTATGTTTCCGGTAACTACGCACAGGAAGACGGTATCATGATTAACAGTAACTACAAGCGTCTGAATCTCCGTTCACGTATCAACGCGAAGTTATCCAAACGTGTAGACCTCAGCCTGAATATCGCCCCGTCTTACACCAAGACAGAAACTCCGTCGACCAACTTTATCGACTTCTACCGTACGCCGTCATTCATGCCGGTACGCCATACGGCGGAAACGGCCGCCCTCACCGGCAAAGCCATCGGTTCATGGGCACGCGGCAGCGACTTCAGCAATATCATGTACACACGCGAAGACGGCACACAAGTGAAAGCCAGTCCTTTCAACACCAGTAACAACAATCCCAAATCATTGATGGATACCGAAGAGCGCTTCAAAGAAGACTATAACCTGCAAGCCAATTCCTCTATCAATGTGCAAATAATGAAAGGTCTTACCTTTACTACTTCCAACGGTTTCTACATCAAATACCGTCAGAACAACGAGTACCGCAACTACGAATCCCGCAAAGACGAGGAATCGGCTATGGGTACTTACAAAAACCGTCTCTACGTCGACCTGTTAAGTGAAAATACACTGAACTATATCGGCAAGAAAGGCAAGCATGACTATGCCGCCTTACTGGGTTACACCGCACAAACTACATCGGAAACCACTGCGAGTATCGTAGGTTTGGGCTTCCCGACCGATTATGTCCACACACTCAATGCGGCTACTTCTTTTGATGTCAGCCAGACGAATACGGTAAAATTCCGTACCGCCATGATGTCCGCCCTTGCACGTGTCAATTACAGCTATGCAGACAAGTACCTGCTCTCCGCCAGTATCCGTACAGACGGTAGTTCTCTCTTTGCCGACGGTAAGCAATGGGGTTGGTTCCCTTCCGTATCTCTCGGATGGCGTGCTTCGGAAGAATCCTTCCTGAAAGGTATCAGTTGGCTGAATATGCTGAAACTGCGTGCCAGCTTCGGTGTGACGGGTAACAATAATATCCCCGCCAACTCTTACTACAACCTGCTATACGCCAGCAACTACGCACTGGGTAGCGGAACGGGCGCTCTCGTCCCCGGATTGGGCAAGACGACCTCTACGAAAGGTAACTACGACATCACCTGGGAACAGACCTACGAATACAATGCCGGTATCGACTTCAGCGCACTGGACAACCGTATCAGCCTGACCCTGGAAGGTTACTACTCTATCACCAAGCAACTTCTGTTCAAGCAACCGGTCGTTTCCTTCATGGGTTACCGCGATTACTGGAACAACATCGGACGTATCCGCAACAGCGGTATCGAAATCGAATTGAACACGCACAACATTCGCACCAAGAACTTCGAATGGACTACTTCGTTCAACATTTCGTCCAACTTCAACAAGCTGCTCGAACTCTCCGGCGAAGAAAGGCTGATTTCTACCGGAGAGCGTAACGAAACATATTTGGCACAAGTCGGTCATCGCGCTATCTCATTCTTCGGATACAAGACGGACGGCGTTTACCTCAGTCAGGCCGACCTGGATGCTTCACCGCACCTGGCAAGCGCCACTCCGGGCAGTCTTAAAATTGTAGACATCAACGACGACGGTGTCATCAATGACAAAGACCGTACCGTCATCGGCAACCCGTTCCCGAAAGCAACCTGGGGTATCTCCAACACCTTCAGATGGAAAGGATTCGACCTTTATTTCCTGATTCAGGGTGTCAGCGGACTGGATGTATTCAACGGTGACGGATACTACACCGAGTCCAAGAAGTTCAATCGCAACTACGTGAAAGACCGTTGGATTAGTGCCGAATATCCGGGCGACGGACGCACTCCGACAGTAGGTTCCGCCGGAATCTCCTGGGAATTCACCGACTATATGATTGAAAATGGTTCATTCGTTGCACTGCGCGACGTGGTTTTAGGTTATACATTTGATAAGAAGAAACTGAAAAAGGCAGGACTCAACTCGCTTCGCCTGTATGCTTCCGGTCAGAACTTGCTCTATTTCTGGGGAAAAGACTACCGGGGTATCAATCCTGAAGCCCGTGTGACAAGCGGTTCGTACGCTTCACCACTGGTGAACGGATACCAACGCGGCGGATTCCCGATTCAGTCTACCGTCAACTTCGGATTCGAACTTAATTTCTAA
- a CDS encoding RNA polymerase sigma factor has translation MELKQFKITVLPLRDKLLNYARRLTEDSSDAEDAVQEVMLKLWNLRQKLDEYRSIEAVAMTMTHHLCMDMWRARRPDTVPIEQVQAAASAGTPERLLEERDEFKLMQEIIDSLPTLQRTIIRMKDIEEYETEEIAEITGCNAEAIRSNLSRARKKVREIYLLTIQERKKRNEA, from the coding sequence ATGGAACTCAAGCAATTTAAAATAACCGTTCTACCTCTTCGCGACAAACTGTTGAATTATGCCCGAAGATTGACTGAGGATTCTTCGGATGCCGAAGATGCCGTGCAAGAGGTCATGCTGAAGTTATGGAACCTGCGCCAAAAGCTCGATGAATACCGGAGTATCGAAGCCGTAGCCATGACGATGACGCATCATCTTTGCATGGATATGTGGCGGGCCAGGCGTCCGGACACAGTACCGATCGAGCAGGTACAGGCAGCGGCATCCGCGGGTACTCCGGAACGGTTATTGGAAGAAAGGGACGAATTCAAGTTAATGCAGGAAATAATCGACTCTTTACCCACATTGCAGCGAACAATTATTCGCATGAAGGATATAGAGGAATATGAAACGGAAGAGATTGCAGAGATTACCGGATGCAATGCCGAAGCAATCCGAAGCAATCTATCGAGAGCCCGCAAGAAAGTGAGAGAAATCTATTTGCTCACCATACAAGAACGAAAAAAGAGGAACGAAGCATGA